Part of the Imperialibacter roseus genome, AGTGTCAGGCTATATCCAGTCTATTCTGTCGAAAGATTATCAGGTAGTAACAACCTTCAACGGCAAAGAAGGACTTGAGAAGGCCTTGGAGACTAACCCTGACCTTGTTATATCGGATTTGATGATGCCTGTAATGGATGGCATTGCTCTATGCAATGCTCTTCGGCAAACAGAAGCCACCTGTCATATTCCAATTATCTTGTTAACAGCGAGAACTTCTGAGATATATAAGATTGAGGGGCTGGAAACAGGTGCCGACGATTATATCACAAAGCCGTTCAATAGCAAAGTGTTGGCACTCAAGGTGCGTAATCTGCTGGAAGGAAGAAAGAAGCTGATAGAAATGTTCGCTGACAGCAGGACATTGACGCTGGAGCCTAAAAGTATTACCGTAACCTCAAGAGACGAAACATTTATCAACCAGGCACTTAAGAGCGTTGAGTCGAACATATCTAATACCAACTACTCTGTTGACGACCTGTGCAAAGACGTGGGGATGAGCAAAGCCACATTGTTCAGAAAACTAAAGGCTTTGACTGGTCAGTCGGCCAATGAAGTTATACGTACAATCAGGCTCAAGAGGGCCGCACAAGTATTGGCCGAGGGCGACTTCTCGATCTCGGAGGTAGCTTATATGGTTGGTTTCAATGACCCCAAGTACTTCAGAAATTGCTTTAAGAAACTTTTTGGGCAGAGCCCATCGGAGTACGCCGACCATATGAAGGCCGGCCATTCAAACGATATATCGACCTGAACTTCGGTCGGCTTCGCTTAGTTTTTCCCGTAGGTACTCAGGCCTTCTTTGTCTCCAATTGACGATAATATGCGCTGCAGACCAGAAAGGTTTCGCTGTAAAACAATCGCCACATCCTCCTCTTCGATGTGCCCCAGGATACCAATCTGGCCTTTGAAACCAACCTTCGTCAGGTAAGCCATCATCTCACTTTCCCGGTCACCCGAACCTATGGGCAATATCTTGGGACCTTCTTCCCTCATGCCATTCAGGTTTACCGCCCACAAATAGGGGAGAGCCACATCAATAATATCGGTATAGTCGTCAAGTTGCTCGTGGGCGTGGTGGAAGTTGTAGATGATGCCTACGTCCTTGAATCCACTGGCCTTAATTACTTTCACCTGATTAGCTGGCTCTCCAAGCCAGTCGCCATGGTTGTAAAGCGCTACCGTACATCCAACCTCGGCAGCTTTTGCATGAAGATAGTCCAGCATCTCCTTTGATTTTCGAACTTTCGCTTCCTCATCGAGCCCTTCCAAAAAATTGGCGTGAAAGCCAACCCAAAGCTGTGTTTTCAATTTGGTTTCCTTTATGTAGCTAAGCAGCTGTAAGTTGGCGCCGCTAAGCTTTTGGGGGCTATCTGTATTGGCGTCTATCCAAATCCACACCGCATTTATTTTGATGTTGTTCTTTTTTGCCAGCTTCCATTCTTCAACCGAAGTAGCCAAATGTTCTGCTCTCCAGTCGTAAGCATATGATTTGAAGCCGAGTTCCTTCAGCATGGCTATTCTGTCGGCCGGGCTGCGGTGCTTCGCATCGTAGGGCACAATGCACCAGGCAAAAAGGTTGCTTTTGCTGTAAATGCTTTGAGCCCCTGCATGACTAACTATTAGACAGGCAAAGGCAAATATGATAAAAGGTATTTTGATGGTTTTCATGCTTGTGTCAATTGGCTATCTCCAAAGATAGGTGCTGCTGCGACATAAACCTTTTAATAAAGCAAAAGCCCCGTCCAAAATCGTTTGAACGGGGCCGTTGAACCTCGGAGGAAACAGCTATAGCTTATTTCAGCGTGTTAGTGAATCCTTCCAGTTTTTGACTCACCTGAGTGTCGACCATAAAAGAAAGTCTCACTTTGTCCCAGGCCATCGTTACTTTGGCCACCTTGTTGTCTTCAGCGGAAATCGAATAAGCCAATCTCTCCATCGAATCGGCAGCCATTACTGGTGCAGCTTTCACGGCAACCACGTCATCTTTGGCTACTGCCTCTTCGTCAATTTTACCATCTTTCATGTAGGCAAATACTGAATTGCCTTTGCTGTTCAAGTGGATAGTCCACTCGCCGCTCTGCTGTGGAGTGATGAAAAGTGAATATTTTCCTGCTCCTACATTTTTCCCACCGATACTTACACCAGTGCTGAATTCAATCATCGTTGGGCCGTTGGCACCTGCTCTCCAGGTTACACCGTACTTTTCCAGGTCACCAAAAACTTTTCTACCTTTTACTGCTGGCGATGAATAGTCAACGCTAATTTTTGTAAAGCCAACATTCTGCGAAACATAACCTGCCGGGCTAGGCGCAGGAGCTTGAAGCTGAGCCATTGCACGCTGACTCGCTGTAGCGAAAAGGATAACAGCCAATACACCAAAAAATAATTTAACGTTTTTCATTACTTATAAGGGTTTTAGTTAATAACAGATTAATTGAACGAATATACTAGAGTTCTTTGAGCGCTATCATTGCCGTGTTGACAGCATTGTCGGAAGTCCACGCAATAATAAGGTTTTTTCCGTCAGAAGTCAGCTGTGGAAACCCTGTCTTCCTCTCGGTTGAAATCTCTGTGATGTCCCATTCTTCAAGCCGCTGACCATCTATTGTGAAAACGGCTACTTTCAAAACGCCGGTTTCTTCAACTATCTCTATCCAGCTTACTGCCACGTAGTCTTTGTTGATAAGTTTGATATCTGCTCTTCCGGCTGTTGAGTTGTGACTCACCTTGATCGGAATGGAAGGATGCTCTCCCGCATCACCCGACAGCGAAAGCTGCACCCTGGGGTTCTCATCGGCCGCTGTAAACCAAACAACTGCCACCTGCTCATCAATAGCATCCGACTGAGGGCCATTTACCGGGCAGGCCATGATGTCCCAGCCATCCTCACCAAGCACACTGGGCTCTGTCCAACCTTCTTCTGTCCATCGCACCTCGGCTATATCTCTCACCTCGTCATCGGAGCGATCCCGGTAGAAGGTAATCAGGCCGTGGTCACTTAAAACAGAACTTGTCTGGCAGCAGTCGCATACCCGTTGGTCAAGCAGCTCTTCTCCCTCAACATGCCCGTCAACCGCTACATAACCGCCCATAAGGGTCATTTCGTTACTGAGGTCGTGTCCGCCATGTTCGCTGGCAGGTGGATACTTGCGTCCGTCGAGCCAGGAAGCAAACATGCGGCCGCTAGGGAAGGGGACAAGCGAAACGAAGCCATGCTCCCTCGGAAGGGTGTCGCTGTGTAAAGTAACCGGTGCGCTCCATGAAGAACCAAAGTCCTGAGACCGACTGATTTTTACGTGGTAGTTCGTGCCTCCTGTCCAGCTCTTCTCCAGCCAGTGTGCTGCCATTTTGCCATCGCCCCAGGAAATAACAGACGGGAAGTCGGCCCAGTTGACAAACCAGTTGGTGTCTTCAGCCACTTTCACCGGCGCACTCCACTGTTGGTCAGCAAGTGTGGTGAAATGCAAGGCCGCAGAAGAATCGTTATCCACCACATAAGAGAGGATAACCTTGCCAGATGCATCCGTTGACAGAAAAGGCAGCGAAGCTCCACTCAGGTGAGTGGCCTCAAGTTTTTGCACAGGCATCCGCTCTTCGCTGGGCGCTGGTGCGCAGCCTTTTAAAATCAAACCACCAACAATGATGGCTCCAAATAACTCTTTCTTCATAGCTTATTTGTCTCGTTAATTAGCTTAATGCTTTCAGGGCTGTCCCATTCCCGGGCACCGGTTTCTTTGAATACCAGTTTTCCCTGCTCATCGAAAATGAAAGTAGTAGGCAAGGCAAATATTTCCAAAATACCCAAGTTGGCTTCCGTGGCAACGATATTAAAAGAATAGCTATTCTTCTCTCTAAATTTCGATATCCTGTCGAGCTTTTCGTCCGAGGCTGCCAGCATCACTACGTTTTTCGCTGCAAGCAATTCGGTTGCTCTTTCAATAGAAGGCATTTCGGCCAGACAAGGCTTGCACCACGTAGCCCAAAAATTGACGAAAACCCGCTTGCCCGCCAAAGTGGCAACATCCAACTCGCTGCCATCGAGGTTTCGAAGCTTCAGTGTAGCAAGAGAAATGTCTTTCTCAGCCAGCTTTTGTCCGGAGGACGTTGCTGTGCCAGACTTGTTTCCGTCGCTACAGGCAGCCAACATAAAAACCGCACAGACCAATACTATATGAATAATTCTCATCGCTTACTTTTCTGCAGGAGTTTCTTCAACCGCAACGAGGTCCATTTTGCAAACGGGACACTTGCCAGGTTTGTCGCTTGCGCTGCCTTCGCATTTCATAGGACAAATATAGGAAGCGGCTGCCACAGTAGTGTCGGAGGCAGCTGCTTCGTGCTGATGGCCGTCATCATGTGTCGCTGCTTCTTCAGTGGTTTTTGGGTTGCTGTTACATGCACTCAATGCCAAGGCTGCAGCAAAAAGGGAAGTCAATACAATGTTTCTCATAATAGGGATAAAATTAGTTAATAATTATTTTACAGGGGTAATTGTTCTTTCTACAGACCCGCAGGAGAGCATAGCATCTCCATAGTAGGGGTTTCTTATTTCTTTCTCCAGGCTGAGCCAGTCAGCACCTTTGTTGCTGTCGGCCATAGGGCAATGCTGCTGATAGAAGGTCGTGTTCGCTATGCCAAATTGCTCCACTGCCTGAATGAGGGCAGAAGACAGGGGCACGAAGGCTGCTCTCTGAGTTGCCAGCTCGCCGGTGTTGGCAATCACAGCCAAGTTTTCTTCCAACAACTCCAGTGTGCTCATCCAGGCCATATGAACCTGGTGGTCGCTCAAGAGCTTCATGTCAATTTTCGATAACTTTTCTTTTGATGCTCCCGCCAGTTTTTGAGCCTTTTCGGGGTCGTCGTTGACCAACTCATTCTTTAAACTGATGTAAGCCATGGCGAAATCTGTCAGCTGGTTTCTGAATGCCTCAGGCACACCCGAAGCGGATTGACTCTCGGCTGTTTTCTGAGCAGTGAGCATGACCATGTGGTCATGATCAAAGGCCGCCTTCTTACCATCAGACTGACGATTCATCATGCTGGGCTTTCCTGCCAGCTGTGCGGCTGCGTCGATGCTGAATGTGCCATGGACTGCAATCTCCTCGCCGTTTTCGAGCCCTTCCTTCACTACGTAACTATCGCCAAGGGCAGGCCCAAGCACCACCTCTCTGATGACAAAGCTAACTGACTGGTTGCTGGCTAGTTTTACATATACCACCGACCGCTGACCTGTCCACATCACAGCCGTTTTGGGAACGACTATATTTTCAGCCTTGCCGGGAAGGTTGGCTTCCAGCGTACCCGACACAAACATTTCCGGCTTCAGCTTCGATGCGCTGTTCTTCACTTCCACTCTTGCTTTTGCCACCCTCGTTTGGGCATCAATGATGGGGTCGATAAAAGAGATGGCGCCGCTGAAGGTTTCGCCTGGCAAAGACGCAACGGTAAAAGGTATCTTGTCGCCTTTTTTGACCCAGGTCATATCCGATTCATAGACATCAAAAAGCACCCAAACGCTTGATAAATCGACTATTTCGTAGATCACCTGGCCCTGTGCGACGTGGTCATGCCGGTTCACTAGTTTGTTAATTACATAGCCAGAGTTATCAGCAAGCAACGGAAACGATTCTTTGACGACGCCGCTTTCAAGTATTTCATCAATCTGGCGATTGGTCAGCTTCCAATTTCTAAGCTTTTCTTTGGCTGCCTCCAGCAACTGCGGCTGGGTGGCCTTCATTTTCGATGCCTCCAAAAGCTCTTTTTGCGCATTCACGAGGTCAGGGGAGTACAAAAAGGCGATGGTTTGTCCTTTCCGTACATATTCTCCCGTAAAATTAATGAGTAGCTTTTCGATACGGCCAGGAATATGAGATGATTGCGAAAAAATCAGGCGCTCGTCGGCTTGTACTTTGCCAATGAGCTTCACCGATTTGACTGGCGCCATTGAACCAACCACGGCTGTGCTCACATTGGCAAGCTGCATAGCCACAGGCGACATGCTGATGGCCATTGGATCAATGCCTTCGTCCATGCCACTTTCAAGTGGGATGAGGTCCATTCCGCAAATGGGGCATTGCCCAGGTTCATTTTGACGGATCTGGGGATGCATCGAGCATGTCCATATTGTCTCTTCTGCTGAACCATGCTGATGGTCTTCATTTGCTGATATTTTTGGAGAACCCCCAAAAATCAGCCATCCAATCAATAACCCCATTAC contains:
- a CDS encoding DUF2911 domain-containing protein, producing the protein MKNVKLFFGVLAVILFATASQRAMAQLQAPAPSPAGYVSQNVGFTKISVDYSSPAVKGRKVFGDLEKYGVTWRAGANGPTMIEFSTGVSIGGKNVGAGKYSLFITPQQSGEWTIHLNSKGNSVFAYMKDGKIDEEAVAKDDVVAVKAAPVMAADSMERLAYSISAEDNKVAKVTMAWDKVRLSFMVDTQVSQKLEGFTNTLK
- a CDS encoding efflux RND transporter periplasmic adaptor subunit; this encodes MTIDKKTIITGLVTLVMGLLIGWLIFGGSPKISANEDHQHGSAEETIWTCSMHPQIRQNEPGQCPICGMDLIPLESGMDEGIDPMAISMSPVAMQLANVSTAVVGSMAPVKSVKLIGKVQADERLIFSQSSHIPGRIEKLLINFTGEYVRKGQTIAFLYSPDLVNAQKELLEASKMKATQPQLLEAAKEKLRNWKLTNRQIDEILESGVVKESFPLLADNSGYVINKLVNRHDHVAQGQVIYEIVDLSSVWVLFDVYESDMTWVKKGDKIPFTVASLPGETFSGAISFIDPIIDAQTRVAKARVEVKNSASKLKPEMFVSGTLEANLPGKAENIVVPKTAVMWTGQRSVVYVKLASNQSVSFVIREVVLGPALGDSYVVKEGLENGEEIAVHGTFSIDAAAQLAGKPSMMNRQSDGKKAAFDHDHMVMLTAQKTAESQSASGVPEAFRNQLTDFAMAYISLKNELVNDDPEKAQKLAGASKEKLSKIDMKLLSDHQVHMAWMSTLELLEENLAVIANTGELATQRAAFVPLSSALIQAVEQFGIANTTFYQQHCPMADSNKGADWLSLEKEIRNPYYGDAMLSCGSVERTITPVK
- a CDS encoding heavy metal-binding domain-containing protein — encoded protein: MRNIVLTSLFAAALALSACNSNPKTTEEAATHDDGHQHEAAASDTTVAAASYICPMKCEGSASDKPGKCPVCKMDLVAVEETPAEK
- a CDS encoding TlpA family protein disulfide reductase yields the protein MRIIHIVLVCAVFMLAACSDGNKSGTATSSGQKLAEKDISLATLKLRNLDGSELDVATLAGKRVFVNFWATWCKPCLAEMPSIERATELLAAKNVVMLAASDEKLDRISKFREKNSYSFNIVATEANLGILEIFALPTTFIFDEQGKLVFKETGAREWDSPESIKLINETNKL
- a CDS encoding sugar phosphate isomerase/epimerase family protein, translated to MKTIKIPFIIFAFACLIVSHAGAQSIYSKSNLFAWCIVPYDAKHRSPADRIAMLKELGFKSYAYDWRAEHLATSVEEWKLAKKNNIKINAVWIWIDANTDSPQKLSGANLQLLSYIKETKLKTQLWVGFHANFLEGLDEEAKVRKSKEMLDYLHAKAAEVGCTVALYNHGDWLGEPANQVKVIKASGFKDVGIIYNFHHAHEQLDDYTDIIDVALPYLWAVNLNGMREEGPKILPIGSGDRESEMMAYLTKVGFKGQIGILGHIEEEDVAIVLQRNLSGLQRILSSIGDKEGLSTYGKN